The genomic DNA tctaagcaaacagctggaggcagggctttctcctatagagctccatttttatggaacggtctgcctacccatgtcagagacgcaaactcggtctcaacctttaagtctttactgaagactcatctcttcagtgggtcatatgattgagtgtagtctggcccaggagtgggaaggtgaacggaaaggctctggagcaacgaaccgcccttgctgtctctgcctggccggttcccctttttccactgggattctctgcctctaaccctgttacggggctgagtcactggcttgctggggctctctcgtgccgtccctgggggtgtgcgtcacctgggtgggttgattcactgttgtggtcggcctgtctgggtccccccttgggttgtaccgtgtcggagatctttgtgggctatactcggccttgtctcaggatggtaagttggtggttgaagatttccctctagtggtgtgggggctgtgctttggcaaagtgggtggggttatatccttcctgtttggccctgtccggggtgtcctcggatggggccacagtgtctcctgacccctcctgtctcaggctccagtatttatgctgcagtagtttatgtgtcggggggctagggtcagtttgtttatctggagtacttctcctgtcctattcggtgtcctgtgtaaatctaagtgtgcgttctctaattctctccttctctctttctttctctctctcggaggacctgagccctagaaccatgccccaggactacctgacatgatgactccttgctgtccccagtccacctggccatgctgcagctccagtttcaactggcctgggccctaggaccatgtcccaggactacctgacatgaggactccttgctgtccccagtccacctggccatgctcctgctccagtttcaactgttctgccttactattattcaaccatgctggtcatttatgaacatttgaacatcttggccacgttctgttataatctccacccggcacagccagaagaggactggccaccccacatatgctctctctaattctctctttctttctctctctcggaggacctgagccctaggaccgtgccccaggactacctgacatgatggctccttgctgtccccagtccacctgactgtgctgctgctccagtttcaactgttctgccttattattatttgaccatgctggtcatttatgaacatttgaacatcttggtcatgttctgttataatctctacccggcacagccagaagaggactggccaccccacatagcccggttcctctctaggtttcttcctaggttttggcctttctagggagtttttcctagccaccgtgcttttacacctgcattgtttgctgtttggggttttaggctgggtttctgtacagcactttgagatatcagctgatgtacgaagggctatataaataaatttgatttgatttgatgaacacACTCCTAGCGCCAATCCAACAACTGTCTCGAGAAATAAGCTAATCAACTGCgcctgcagcagacgtgataccctctTTCATGGCATTGAAACCCCTGCTCAACAAAACCCCACTGTGTGTGTCGGCAGTTAACTTACAAAAGTACTCAATGCTGTGAACAAAGCGATtcggtggcattctctctgagtctctttactgtgtcgccatcATGCTCGATGCtcggtacaaggaccgctactttgaTGCAGACAAGTAACAGGGTTTACGTGACATGTTACATaaacagctggacaagatggaaacggacacagtgaaaGAGAACATGAGGAAGAGAGGctacggacagacagagctgaaacttcactgcttgacatgtatgatgaaatcctggttgagaatgaaacaacTGAACAACGAAAACAGTACAGCAAGTGAAATAAATCGGAtttgatgatgttttactggtaatggggacatacgtaaatgccaacaaaataacattTTGGTAGGTGTGGTTTGTAGTGTGTAacttttacttaactaggcaaattagttaagaacaaattcttatttacaataacgaccAACCCCGGAcgaggctgggccaattgtgcgctctcaatcacgtccggatgtgattcaaaccagggactgtagtgaaacGCTGCGTCCGTgttttaactatttaactgtattagaatgcttaaaaggccgctaACATTTTAAATATCGGTGTAGTTTGTTGGCAATGAAAATATTGGATATCTTATttgccaaaaatgtcatatcggtgcatccctaGTACAAAATATttgaaacaccttcctaatattgagttgcaccccctttgtcATCGGAGTGGCAtaagacattatcctgctgaaagaATCAATTTGCAGATGggatacactgctgccatgaagGGATGCACCTGGCAATGATGTTTAGATATTCTGTGGCATTCCAAACACTACTCAACTTTTATCAAGGGGCCCAATGTGTGCCCTGAAAACACACCTTCACACCACCACACTGCCACATGGCGTGGAtgcatgcagtggtgtaaagtacttatagttctttaagtagttttggggttctttactttacaatttatatttttgacaacttttacttttatttcACTAAATTCCTagggtaaataatacttttaactCCATAAATTTTCCCTGACACACAAGTACTCAACTTCATTTTTTTAAtgattagcaggacagaaaatggtccaattcatgcacttatcaagattACTTTTGATACTAAGGTATATTTACAACCAACTACCTTTATACTTTTGCTTGAGTTACTCTTGCCAAATTAAGAGCAgaggtaaggcttctctcctgtgtctgtTCTCTGATGACCTTTTCGCTCagctttttaaaataattttctaCAGTCAGatcagtggtaaggcttctctcctttaTGTTTACCTTGGTGTCTTTTTAAGTGGCACATTtgagagaaactctttccacagtcagagcaagaGTAAGGCTTCtcgcctgtgtgtgttctctgatgaacctTTAGCTCAGCtgatgttgtgaagcattttacacagtcagagcaggagtaaggcttcattcctgtatgtatacgttcatgtgtTTTTAAGTTGCACAGTAGAGAGatactctttccacagtcagagcaggagtaaggcttctcgcctgtgtgtgttctctgatggacttttagctcagttgatgttgtgaagcatttgacacagtcagagcaggcgtaaggcttcactcctgtatgtatacgttcatgtgtTTTTAAGTTGCCCAGTTGAGAGAAaatcttcccacagtcagagcaggagtaaggcttcactCCTGTATGTATATGTTCATGTGCTTTTAAAAAACCCTGTcgagagaaactctttccacagtcagagcaggagtaaggcttctctccagtgtgcacTCTCTGATGAAGTTTTAGCTCAGCTGATGTTGTGTAGCATTtaacacagtcagagcaggagtaaggcttcactCCTGTATGTATATGTTCATGTCTTTTTAAGTGGCCCAGTCGAGAGAAAATCTTTCCACAGTCAgggcaggagtaaggcttctctccagtgtgcactctctgatgaactgtCAGATTCCCTGATGTtgtgaatctcttcccacagtcagtacagggatacggattctctcctgtgtgtatttttagGTGTATTTTTAGCTTTGATAGAATTGGGAAAATCTCCTCACAATGTGGGCAGTGGTGAGACCTCTTAGCTCTCTGATcttcctgctgttgctctctagatgtagagaatgtctcaacatggtctcctgtgtgaacaacatcaGAAGAACCAGTCAGTTGGTGTGATATACATATGACTTCATATCAGCAGGCTGTACAATACAGGAAATAAAGCTATTAGGGCTGtcccaacattttttttaaattcctgGTCGACCGAGAGTCTTGTTTTCTTTCTACCAAATGTTTACAttttagtaactacacagactcatttcatatcatcctccactcactatcacaagggttagtaactacacagactcatttcatatcatcctccaatcactatcacaagggttagtaactacacagactcatttcatatcatcctccactcactattacaagggttagtaactacacagactaatttcatatcatcctccactcactattacaagggttagtaactacacagactaatttcatatcatcctccactcactattacaagggttagtaactacacagactaaTTTCATAGAACTTTAAAACACTGGCAGTTTTTTTACTTCAATTCTTTAGTCTCCACTCTGATCACTCCAGACAgcccagtgaataaaacaaatgctGGAAATACTGGTGTCAAACCATGCAAGTGTCAGTAGCATGAAATAACATCTACCTTCTCATTGAAATAGTTCCACAGCAACTTTTCCTGCACAGTGGGAAGTTGGAATGAATAACACAAACTTAGATAGAACCTGCTCTTACCATGATTAACAGATTtcccaatcttctcctcctcttcttcatctttattgttgacattcagctccagtgtttgactgcagtcttccagcttcactgatgtcatctctggatcctgcagtgcaaactgggctccactgtcacaatcaggacccagtgactgtggGTTTGGACTCAGtgtagaaggagagaggcaggctgggtttgtcctcactATTGATGTTACCGGCCTCAGACTTAATTCTAGTCGTCCTGTAGTAACAACGAGTAACAGAAAAAAAGTTGTCTTGACAGTTCAGGCACTTTCTTTACTCTCAAAAATaaatattatatttatttttgttcaaTTATTTaattcagtgcttgacttggactgaaataggtgccggtactgtttatatttaggtgcagcagctccacaatactgttgagctaatattctataagggGAACATGAGCTCAAACACTAGACATTTGAGGTGGCGGTAATAATCAGCTCCTGTCCATCTCATTTCAAAAGAGGAAGTAGGTAACAAAACACGAATTCATTCAAATTGGACAAAGTACACGCTTTAAAATTAGTCTACACAACGTAAATTAACTTAACCTATAGCAGATTCCCCAAATTCCCAAATGCGTAAATCACTCATTCACACA from Oncorhynchus gorbuscha isolate QuinsamMale2020 ecotype Even-year unplaced genomic scaffold, OgorEven_v1.0 Un_scaffold_1859, whole genome shotgun sequence includes the following:
- the LOC124024449 gene encoding zinc finger protein 501-like: MASVKLEDCSQTLELNVNIKDEEEEEKIGGSVSYGMRPVTSTVRTNPACLSLSTLSPNLQSLGPDCDTGGQFLQQDPEMTSVKLEDCSQTLELNVNIKDEEEEEKIGKSVSHGRLELSLRPVTSIVRTNPACLSPSTLSPNPQSLGPDCDSGAQFALQDPEMTSVKLEDCSQTLELNVNNKDEEEEEKIGKSVNHGDHVETFSTSREQQQEDQRAKRSHHCPHCEEIFPILSKLKIHLKIHTGENPYPCTDCGKRFTTSGNLTVHQRVHTGEKPYSCPDCGKIFSRLGHLKRHEHIHTGVKPYSCSDCVKCYTTSAELKLHQRVHTGEKPYSCSDCGKSFSRQGFLKAHEHIHTGVKPYSCSDCGKIFSQLGNLKTHERIHTGVKPYACSDCVKCFTTSTELKVHQRTHTGEKPYSCSDCGKSISLLCNLKTHERIHTGMKPYSCSDCVKCFTTSAELKVHQRTHTGEKPYSCSDCGKSFSQMCHLKRHQGKHKGEKPYH